CTGGGGTCCTGGGACCTTGCACCAGCTTCCGACAGGGCACCCACAGGGCTCTGATGAATATTTCTCTCCCTCTAATTAGGAGCCGCCAATGGGGTTTGTCTCGGACTGGTGACCTCTGGGACGGCTCCCACTCTGTGGCCTACTAGTCTGATTTGCTAGAATTGAGACCCTGGATCAGGGGGCACTTAGTGTCAGGCCCCCAGGGGCAGCCACCAGAGTTGAGGAAGTGCTGTGGCTCAGAATCTGGCAATCTGCTTTTGGTCCACTGCTGCCATTCACTCCTGACACTTAGTATTTCCaacactcagtttcctcatccaaaaaCCAGGGTCACTCACCCCCAGCTGCCCACCTCCCACTGTTGCGATGAAAGTGTTAAAATCATAAGGCATTTGCAGACGTCAGGGGAGTTATTAGAAGCATACGTGGGCTCCCGAGTCTCTGAAACTCCTTAATTTCACGTAAGCACGTAGCACAGGAGGAGAGAGGTCAGAGTTTGGAGACATCCTGGTCTTTTACCAAGAATCCTCACAAGCCTCTCTGGTCCTATACAGGACTATGTCTATACCCAAAACTTGCCAAAGAGACAGAAGCTTCCAGCACTTTGACACTCAAATGATAGgggggatgattttttttttaagtgtaaatggtTTTTGTATGAAAACAAGCTATGGCTGCAGCTCTCTTTTGAGGTTATTTATGTCCCTGGTTCTTTCTCCTGGCCATTCAGGGTTGCCATCTTGCCTGATGCCTTGCAAAGGTGAGGAGGGTATACAAGGCTCCGACAGCCCCTGGGGGACCTGGGGCTTGGTGGACTTGGCCTAGtctagtggttctcaaccctgactGTACATCAGACtgggttgctttttaaaatatgattcccggggcccctgtgtggctcaatcagctaagtgcccaactttgggtcaggtcacgatctcacggttcgtgagctcaagccccacatccaggttctctgctgacagcccagggcccgcctcagatcctctgtccccctctctctctgcccctccccctctcaaaactaaataaacattaaaaaaaatacgattcccttttctccacccaGACTCACGAATCAGAATATCTCAAGGGTCGGACCCATGAATCTGCAATTTAGCAAGTGTCCCGGCTGAAGGGCTGGAGACAGCCACCCCAGTTTCCATCCATGGTCTGTGACTGGTAACCACTAAGGGGCCCTGGCCACTTGTGTGATGCTCAACAGCATCTTCTATCCTcttgcccagcccctccccaagGACAGACCACTAACCTCGCCACCGGGACGATCTGCAGCACACCTTGTGTTCTCGTTCGATCTCAGTCCTTACGCTTGtggctctgtcttctcttctaggAGGAATTTGCATCTGTGGAGACAATTGCAAATGCACAACTTGCAACTGTAAAACGTGTCGAAAAAGTGAGTTATGCTGACCGGGGGCACCGCTGGCCAGAAGCTAGGAAAGTCTGTTCCCTCCTTTCTCAACCCTCCAGCCAGCCATGGTGGTATTAAGCAGGTTCTGGAGGCCTTTGACCCATGCGGGAGTGATCTGAAATGAAAGCTGAGCAGAGACCTGGGGCAAAGCTCCTAAAGCTTGCAGCCCACCTGGGGATGGGGGCCTCCATGGGGGTGCGTAGGAAAAGGGCTGCGGGGAGGTCCTGTTGTGGCCAGTGGTGAACGGGGTGGAGCACTGGCCTGGAGTCATGAGCTCTGAGTTTTAGTCTTGATCTGCCACTGACCAATGACCTTGAACaaaccccttcccctctctgggcatGTGGCATATTCTTGATGACTCCTGAGGACCCCTCTGGCTCTAACATCCCACAGCTTCCTGCCCCAGGTAGGAAGGTCTTCTGCTAATGTGGATAGAAGCCTGCGGCATGCTCTGCTTTCTCTAAGTGGTGGGAGAGGAAGTGGGAAGACGGGGGCGTGGCCCCCAAACTCACCTGTCTGTCCTGTGACCTTTTCAGGCTGCTGTCCTTGCTGCCCCCCGGGCTGTGCCAAGTGTGCCCGGGGCTGCATCTGCAAAGGGGGCTCAGACAAGTGCAGCTGCTGCCCCTGAAATGCATCCGTTGTGCTGGAGGCAAGGTCTGGGAAGCATCTGTACAGAGCATTAGTCGAGAAGTTAGAATTCTTGTACCATAGgttatgctttttatatatttgctcAGATGTGGTGTTGGTGACATTCATGTAAAGTGCTTGCAGCAATAAAGTTTCCGCTCATGGTTGTCTGATGGCTCAGAGCACTGTTTTACCCTAACCCAGCAGGACGGAGAAGGACTGACTCTGTTGCAGACATGGTAGGCGCCGGCCCGCATCCCTTCTGCAGATGGCAGCTAATTACCCAAACCTGCAACTCTGCCTCAGGGGGCTCTCTCCTGCTGCACGAGCTTGCTAGATGCCTGCACAGAGCAGGCCAGGAGTACTGGGAAATCATCGCCCCTGGGGACAGCCCTTAGCTAATGACAAAGAGGAGTTGGTGGAGGAATACCCACAGCACCTTTATCCTCCCAGTGGGACAAATCTGTGACAGGTTCTAGACCATGCTCCAGAAGTCCCCAGCAGCAGAGCGCTCCAGTAGCCCACGGTGGTGACCTGCTCCTTGACATACGCCAtattgccttccttccttccccgcCTCACTTCTCCATTTTCCTACCAGTGCTTCCTGGGATCCCCCACCCAACAAAACTTGTGCGACAAAACTTCCGCTTTGGAACTAACTCAATCTTAGGCAGGCTCTCCGGCACAATATTGGCCCAGAATGCCTCACTGTGTGCATAGTGATATTTAAGGAACTTTAGCACTGAATCGTCCATGAACTCCTAGGGTAGGATGTCTGTGCAGATCTAAAGAAAACCCCCAAGGCCAAGGTACTGAGGGAGTTAGCTCCCTGGTTTGGTTATTTGGGCTCACTTTGGGAGTGGGTGACAGGGTAGACATAGGCCAGGAGAAACTGATGCTGTTCCCTGAAGTTCTTGTATTTCACGGAAGTCAATGTGAAGAGAATCTGAGGTCTTTGCTATTCCCCCCCAGATTGCTGACACAGACATCAGAGCTTTCGCTGCCCTGGCCCAAGTCCAAATAAGCTTAATGATTCTAAGTGCTGCCATTATGTCATTATGCAGCACTTACAATGCATCGGCCACTGTGCTGAGCATTTTACACACACGTTCTCATTTAATCCCTTCAATAGCCCTGCAAGAGGGTGGGTTGTATGGAGGAatcctggatttaaaaaaaaaaattacttatttttaaataaatctacatACACAAGgtacaaaatacaaaagatacAAAGGGTATAAGTCTCCTTCCACCTTTGCCTCCCAGTCCCTCCTCCTCAAGACAGTGACTGTAACCACTTACTTGTATTCCAGGGATATTCCCTGTCTGTACAAGCACATGTGACACactgcatcacacacacacacacacacacacacacacacacacacggcagtGTACTACATAGCTGGGGAAACATGGTGTTTCCCCTTATATAGTAAATTCTCTGCCAAGTCCTTTTTTCCACTTGAGAACAGtaagtagaaggaaaaataagattaaaccACAAAAAAAACATTGTGACAAAACAAGAATCAATGGCTGAAGCACAATGGGAGACCAAGAGGGAACTCCACATATGTCTCTTTCATGGCAGAGCTGTCCCTGAGCCTAGCACCTGCCAGAGACCGTGCAGAGCAGG
This genomic interval from Panthera leo isolate Ple1 chromosome E2, P.leo_Ple1_pat1.1, whole genome shotgun sequence contains the following:
- the LOC122208102 gene encoding metallothionein-4 yields the protein MDPGECTCMSGGICICGDNCKCTTCNCKTCRKSCCPCCPPGCAKCARGCICKGGSDKCSCCP